Genomic segment of Ewingella sp. CoE-038-23:
CTCTCTGAGATTGAGATAATCCCGCTGAGCGGAGTCATTAAGTCTGGGGCTGGTTGCATCATCCACGCTGGAGGTGGCGGAGGCGTTTGGCGCTTTGCAGGTAGCGTTGATCCGCAGGCGCTTAGCGCCAGACTCGACATCAGCACGAAGCCTGTCATTTTCAGATTTGGCATCTGCTAGCTCCTTTGCGTATTTGATGTCGAGTTCAGCGGCCAGCTTGTTTCTGGCCGTCATCAGGTCGATGGTGGCTTGGTGCTCTTTTGCCACCTGAGATATTTCGGCAACATCATGCTTGAGCTTTGCGACTTGGCCTTGGTAATAGCTGACGCCAAAGAGCAAGCATGCCATGATAATTATCAGTATGGGGGTTAGTCTAATCCTGCTCACTTCTGCCCCCACTCACAGACTTCCTGCTCAATGGCTCGGCGATTCATCAGGCCCTTCCACTTCTTTTTGCCAGCATAAATCCATACCTTCAGCCCTTCACAGGCTTGGGAGTAATTGCCGGCATTAAGGTTGCGCAGCAGAGATGAGTTTTCGAATGCCCGTGAGCCTACGTTGTAACTGAAGCTGATGAGTGCTGCTTTCTGGTATTCGGTAGCAGGAACCTTTACAGAACGCTCAACAGATTTGGCGAATGGGAGCAAGTCACGGTCTAGCATCCTTTTGCATTCATCAGGCGTGTATCGCTTGCCTTGAATGATGTCTGGTCCGGTATGCCCATAACAAACGGTAGTTATGCCAGCCACGTCCTGATAAGGCTCGTAGCGAACGCCCTCTAAGTCAGATACCAGAATGGTGGCTATCGCAATTGCACCGCCGCCTGACGCAGCAAGTAAGCTTTTGCGCAGTGATGGTGACATTGCCATTACTCACCTCTCAGTTCTTTGCGGCGATCTTCTTTGATTTTGAAATACAGGTTCGTCATGTAGGTGAGTATCGCAACGCTGATACCCGCCAGAACGCCGATAGCATTCCACTGATCCGGACTAAATGTGTTTAACAGGCCGTTCAGGACGCTACCCGCCGATGCTCCGTATGCAACGCCAGTAGTTAGTTTGTCCATTCTCATAGTCTCCCCCTCTCGTTATTCGAGCTGGGCGTGTGGTCATAGGGAATAGAGCCGCCGCCACATGGAGAAAGGGTTTAAGGGTCGCTGATTGGCGTGGCTCTAAATTGAAAAAGCCCCGCAAGTGCGAGGCTAAAGTCGCGTTGTTGCCGTCCCCATATAACCCGGCTCAAGGGTTCTGATGTCCCCGATTCATTAGCACTGTCATCTTGTACTTCACCACAACGGAAAGAGCACTTAGCGGCGGTGGGCAACGACGCCACTAATGGGTTGGGATATGACCCCGTCATTAGTCAATGCTCTTACCTGTTGCGCAGAAACTAAAAAGCCCTCACATCTCTGCAAGGGCTTTCATTATGCTTTTCACTCACCGTAACAGATTCACGGATTTCTAGTGTTAGGAAACAATAACACAGGTTCGGGAAAAGTAAATAGTTATCGATAAATTAATGCACAATATTTTCACTCGCTATGCAGTAACCTTCCTTAGGGCGCTATCTGCCCATGCCTCTTCAACCTCCAGCTTAGTGATAAGGGCGTCATAAAATGGCTTAACGGACTTCTTCCATGTGTCGAGACTGATAGCAGCGGTAACTTCGCAAACCGCTCGGTGAGCATCAGTCGATGGGATTCTTTCAAACCCTCGACTCCCGCACCTCTTACAATCATGCTTAACCGGAACGCCCTGCCTCTTAGTTTCTTCCCGATTAATCGCCTGACCACGTCCATTACAATCACTACAGGCTGTAGACACCACGCACTTGCCTTTGCACTCCTGGCACAAAACCCTGACGGTTTCTCTAACTTCGCGATGGGCCTCATATGCCGATGGGATAAAGCCTTCTACTCCCATTTTCACCGAAGCTTTCACAAACTCACGTGATCGCATTGGCATGTGGGATTTATTGCTGAATACATCAGCCTCAATGAACCCCTCTCCCTTACAACATTCGCATGGCTTTTTGCTGGATGCTGCCCGGCAATAATCCATGTACGCATAAGTTGCGAGAGTTTGCGCCACCAGTGGTTTAACATCCGTATCGAGTTTGCGTAAGGCTGCAACCTTGTCGCAAGTTTGTAATGCATAATCTGTTAATAGCGATACGGCGCGTTCTGCGTCGTAGTTGCTAACTCCAACCTTCCCCATGAAAGCGCTGAACCCCATCGGGGCCATAGACTGAACCATTCCCATTGCCGCCATCTGATCTGTGCCAGTAAGAGCATCTGAGCGAGTCGCAGGAGGCATGCCGGTAAAGTTAGCTGTCTTTGCAAAGTGATACTTCACTGAAGATTCTAGGCTCATGACTTTCTCCTTCTAGGATTGGCATCCCATGACTGGATGCCTTTAACTGGCGCTATTTCAGGATTGATAGGGGTGAATAGAGATAGGAGTTTGGTGATTAATTCCTTCATGCTGCCTCCTTATTTTTTACCAAGCATGCTGAATGCTGCTGCCGCCACTCTTGGAACTTGTCCATTGCCAAGGGCTTTAATTCTGTCCACCCGATGGGCCACCCCATGAACCACTCGACCCAGTCCGGATTCAGCTGTCCATTCTGGCAAGGATCCGACCCATCCGGTAATGGGCGCATCTTTATCGCGCTGGGTAAGTCCGGGGTTCTTCGTGACCTTTCTGCTGGACAGTCCCCTCGGATCGTTGCCTTTGCTGTAGGCCACAATCCACATCCTGTCTCTTTCATGGGGCGCTCCGCAGTTTGATGCTGATAGACGGAACCATTCACAGTCATACCCCATTTCGGCAAGGTCACTAACGACCACGGCAAGCCCTTTTCTTCTAAGTCGAGGTGAGTTTTCCACGCACACGAACCTAGGTCGTACTTCACCGACGATTCTTGCCATTTCACTCCACAATCCTGATCGCCTTCCTTCGATGCCGGCACCAATTCCATTTGCACTGATGTCTTGGCATGGAAAGCCGCCAGAAATGACATCAACAATTCCTCTCCATGGCTTTCCGTCAAAACTGCACACGTCAGACCAAATCGGGAAAGGCTTGAGAATTCTATCGTTTTGTCGTTGCGCCAAAACTTGTGCGGCGTAGGCATCACGTTCAACTGCGCATACTGTGTTCCATCCGAGCAGGTGGCCGCCGAGTATTCCTCCGCCAGCGCCTGCGAAAAGAGCCAACTCATTCACATCTCCTCCATCCCGCTTTTTCGCAGGTCTTTAAGTTTCTGTTGATACTCGGCCTTGATGGATTTGCACTCTTCAATCGTCCATCTGTGCCGGTCGTGGTTTCCTTCAATGTTTTCCACTTCAGCTATCCCAATGCGCAGAATTAACTCTGCTCGATATGGAACTAGATTCCCGCTTTTGTGCTGATTGCAAACGCTGCACTGCTTCCATATTTGTCGAGGGTCGAACCTTAGCTGTGGGGCCGCTGCCGTAGTTCGATAATGGCCGGCATCCCATTGAGCAGCGCTCAACGTTCCACATGAAACGCAGGGGAGGTGCTTGTCTCTTTCACGGATGTAGGCATTAACGGCTTGCTGGGCTTGCTTGATGAAGTAACTGCGGGGCTGTACTGCGAGCTTTCTAATCTTGAGGTTTCGGCGTTCCTGCTGGGTGGTTTCCTTTCGCTGTCGCTCCTGTTGCTGTATGCGCTTCTGGCGAGCTTCATTTGCTAGGGCTACTGCGTAATCGGCTTTATGTTCATCGTTGCACCACCACTCGTACAGAGTGTTTGGCTTGAATCTTTCGCCGCACACCTTACACTTTCGGCTTCTGGGTAGTTTCATCACCCTTCTCCTTCTCAATATCCAGACCATTCATAGCCCACCAATCGCTACAGTCAGCACAGGCGTAAACTTCATCTGGGCTTAGTGGGATGCCGCATCCGGCGCATGTTGGTTCGTCACTCATCGCCGCCACCATCAATCCATAAAAGAAACAGCAGGCAGCAGATGGCATGTGCCAAGTGATGCTCACCACTCTCTTCATCTAGCCGTTCTCCATCCCACCAAGCTGTGATGTGGCGAATTGATGCGTCAAAATACCTTTTCCGCGCATCAGGAACGGTTTTCCAGTTGTCAGGCGCGTACTTGGTAGCCCCAAACTCCAGTACCGATATAACGCTTCTCAGTGCGCTGAATGGGATGAGGCTAAATCTCCATTTCCCTGCATCATGTTTTGTGGTCACGTTTATCTCCACATAGGGTTCTGCCACGTCCAGCTTTGTCGTGGTTCATTGTTGAATTCAGGTAACAAAGCAGAGACATACCAGCCTTTGTAATCAGCGGATAATTGCTTTGAGGTTTGGATGTTTCGGAGGGTGTAGCTGTTGATGAGGTCTTCGGCTTGCTGGGTGGTCATTACTTCGTGAGTAAACCACGTTGATTTAGCCATGGCCTTTCTCCGCGTCTTTCATTATGAGGTAGCAAATCATTGCGGAGCGGAGTGGATTTTCATCTTGATATTCGCACGGGCTTAGCATTCCTTGGCTTGCTGGGTATGCTTTCCGCTTTCCTCTGCGGTACATCAGCAAGCTTATCCCCTGCTCAGCAATAATCGGCCCAGCATCTGCCCATGATGATGTTGGCTCGAATTTTTTCTCCTCTTCGGTATCCCAAATATAATCTGCATAATAGAGATACTTGCCCGGCAAGGACTCTGCCACATGCTGGTCAATCAGGTAGTCGCTCATTGCTGAATAATCTTTCATGCCACTCTCCTTGCTGCCATTGTGCGAAGAACTGGAAGAAGCATTGCGCTGTTCTGCTTGCACTCTTCGAATATTGTGTTGGTGCCTGATGGGCGTTTCTTGCTGAGGAATATCAGGGTGTCCATGTCGGTTACTTTGAATGCTGGCTTTCTCTTCCGATTAGCCTGACGCTGCATTTCCTTCTCAAGTCCGTACTTAATGAATTTATCCTCATTAAGCCAAAGTGAACTTCCTCGGCCGCTGCCTGAGCGGTAGATGTCGCCCAAGTTGATGCAGCGATTAACGAGGTTCTTAGCTGATGTTCTGGAAATATTTAACAGCCGCTCAACATCACTGGCGCTAAAGCTATTGTTTTTGGTTGCGTAATCGCGAACCATTGCGCGGTGACTTTCGAATCTTTCTTTCTCACAATTCATTATGCTGCCCTCTTGCTGTCGCCATATCTGGCTGACCATTCAATTGCTAATCTGGATTCGTCAGACCACCTGACGCCATGCTCGGTGCCGAAAGCACTCATCAACTCAATAAGCTCACTCATCTCACCAACGGTCATACGACTGGTTGATTGCCCCAGCACAACGAAGCCGCCATTGATGCCCGGCGCGGAACGCTGGCCTTTCAGTGATGCTGTCAGCATGTGCTTCCAGTCTTCTGTGTTGAGCTTCTGCCCATACCAAACAACCTGCTCGCTGATGTCAGACAGGCAAGCCCAAAGCTTCGCATTCTGTGATAGAGAGCGAGTGGCTTCCTGTATGGTCACAAAGTAGGGTTTATCTGGATTAAGCGGAGTGTTGCGGAGGTGGTTTATTGCGTTATTGAGGATTTGTTGGTTTCGTAGTTGGTAGGTTTGTTTGGTCACTGCCTTCCCCCTATTCTTGCAACTGCTGCGTCGAGGTTCATCTGGATTATTCGCCTGAGAACCCTGTCGCGGCGATAAGGCTTACCGACCGGCTGAAGCTTCATCTTCTCAATGTACGGTAGTGATGATGCTTGCCTGAATCGGAGTCGCCGGTGGTAGCCCTCAGTTAAGGCTGAGCTGAGAAGTTGCGCTGTAGTTCTCATCATTCACATCTCCGGTTTAGGGGCGGCGCGCAGCATGGCTTTCCATTGGCTATCCGGGCATTCGCCTACACAGTTTTCAAAATCTTCATAAGACTCATGAAACGCTTCGCGCATTTCTACGGTAGGCTCAATCGGAACAAGCTTCCATCCGTCAGGAGCCTCCATGTGCTGCTCGGTATGGTTAAGTGGTGGTGCGTCGTAAAGTGGCTCAGGGTCGCCAACGTAGATACTGGCCTCTTCCTTGGTGTGGCAGAAAATACCTTTAACTTCCCAAGCGACTATCTGAGCCTGCTTAGCTGCCAGCGCTATTTTGGCTAGTGCGGCCACATCGCCAGTCTGTGCATGGTCATGCTCAATCATTAATTCCAGCCGCTCTACGGTAAATTCTTTAAGCTCTTTCATACTCGCCACCCTTCTTTTACGACTTCAAAAGACGAATTGCCAACCAGTTGTGGAATGCCTTCTTGGCAATAGATGATGCTGTTATAGCCATCAGTCGCACCAAGCTCGCACTGGTAGCTTTGTGATTTTGAACGGTCGGTAAAGCGTATTGTTATTTTCTTTCCGATAAGATGGCTTACATGATTCATTTTTTTCATTCTTCATTCCCCTTTACTCGAATGCCGAGAGATGTGATGGCCTCTTCTGCGGCCTCGGTGGCAATGCGGTAGCCGTCTTTAAAGTAGTCATCGCTGTGGCAAGCATCACCGTTTAGCTCAACCTCAATCGCCTGACGGGATTGATTCCAAAAGTACTCAGCAATGTGTTTTATGTATGGCCCCGTTTTTCCCGGATGCCATCCCTTAAATGCCGCTTCAAACGTCTCTCGGTTTTTGCCCATCATGATTTCACCTTCTGCTGGCGGGATTTAATCAACTCGTAAAGCTTGCAGGTTGCAGCAAATGCAAAAGCAAGAACCCACACGCCAGCTACATAGCGAATCAAGCCCCAACTAATGTCGGCAAAAAAGTTTTGCCATGAGGCAAATGAAAGTAGCGCGACCATAATTACCGCGCCGGCAGTGAAAACCAGGCAACCCAGTAGGGCGTTTTTAAAGCTGAACATATTCTTCTCCTAAAGAAAGGCTTCGTAGCCTTCGTCTCTTGTTAGTGATGCGAAATAAATCTCACCTTCGCTGTAGTAAACGCCGTTGTAGACAGCACCAGCCCATACCGGATGACATTCGTCATAGATGGCCTTAAAGGTGTTAGCTGGGAGTTTGCACAGGAGGGTATATCTTCGGTCGGATGCTTCGCGTTCTGATTTGAATACTTGGTCTTTTATCCATT
This window contains:
- a CDS encoding recombination protein NinB, with product MTKQTYQLRNQQILNNAINHLRNTPLNPDKPYFVTIQEATRSLSQNAKLWACLSDISEQVVWYGQKLNTEDWKHMLTASLKGQRSAPGINGGFVVLGQSTSRMTVGEMSELIELMSAFGTEHGVRWSDESRLAIEWSARYGDSKRAA
- a CDS encoding dATP/dGTP diphosphohydrolase domain-containing protein translates to MTTKHDAGKWRFSLIPFSALRSVISVLEFGATKYAPDNWKTVPDARKRYFDASIRHITAWWDGERLDEESGEHHLAHAICCLLFLLWIDGGGDE
- a CDS encoding recombination protein NinG; its protein translation is MKLPRSRKCKVCGERFKPNTLYEWWCNDEHKADYAVALANEARQKRIQQQERQRKETTQQERRNLKIRKLAVQPRSYFIKQAQQAVNAYIRERDKHLPCVSCGTLSAAQWDAGHYRTTAAAPQLRFDPRQIWKQCSVCNQHKSGNLVPYRAELILRIGIAEVENIEGNHDRHRWTIEECKSIKAEYQQKLKDLRKSGMEEM
- a CDS encoding protein NinF; protein product: MSDEPTCAGCGIPLSPDEVYACADCSDWWAMNGLDIEKEKGDETTQKPKV
- a CDS encoding lysis protein, whose protein sequence is MACLLFGVSYYQGQVAKLKHDVAEISQVAKEHQATIDLMTARNKLAAELDIKYAKELADAKSENDRLRADVESGAKRLRINATCKAPNASATSSVDDATSPRLNDSAQRDYLNLRERIGTATKQIAGLQDYITNICLK
- a CDS encoding DNA cytosine methyltransferase; translated protein: MNELALFAGAGGGILGGHLLGWNTVCAVERDAYAAQVLAQRQNDRILKPFPIWSDVCSFDGKPWRGIVDVISGGFPCQDISANGIGAGIEGRRSGLWSEMARIVGEVRPRFVCVENSPRLRRKGLAVVVSDLAEMGYDCEWFRLSASNCGAPHERDRMWIVAYSKGNDPRGLSSRKVTKNPGLTQRDKDAPITGWVGSLPEWTAESGLGRVVHGVAHRVDRIKALGNGQVPRVAAAAFSMLGKK
- a CDS encoding class II holin family protein is translated as MRMDKLTTGVAYGASAGSVLNGLLNTFSPDQWNAIGVLAGISVAILTYMTNLYFKIKEDRRKELRGE
- a CDS encoding lysozyme; translation: MAMSPSLRKSLLAASGGGAIAIATILVSDLEGVRYEPYQDVAGITTVCYGHTGPDIIQGKRYTPDECKRMLDRDLLPFAKSVERSVKVPATEYQKAALISFSYNVGSRAFENSSLLRNLNAGNYSQACEGLKVWIYAGKKKWKGLMNRRAIEQEVCEWGQK
- a CDS encoding DUF7301 family protein, translating into MMRTTAQLLSSALTEGYHRRLRFRQASSLPYIEKMKLQPVGKPYRRDRVLRRIIQMNLDAAVARIGGRQ
- a CDS encoding phage protein NinX family protein, which translates into the protein MKDYSAMSDYLIDQHVAESLPGKYLYYADYIWDTEEEKKFEPTSSWADAGPIIAEQGISLLMYRRGKRKAYPASQGMLSPCEYQDENPLRSAMICYLIMKDAEKGHG
- a CDS encoding antitermination protein, giving the protein MSLESSVKYHFAKTANFTGMPPATRSDALTGTDQMAAMGMVQSMAPMGFSAFMGKVGVSNYDAERAVSLLTDYALQTCDKVAALRKLDTDVKPLVAQTLATYAYMDYCRAASSKKPCECCKGEGFIEADVFSNKSHMPMRSREFVKASVKMGVEGFIPSAYEAHREVRETVRVLCQECKGKCVVSTACSDCNGRGQAINREETKRQGVPVKHDCKRCGSRGFERIPSTDAHRAVCEVTAAISLDTWKKSVKPFYDALITKLEVEEAWADSALRKVTA